A window of Brevibacterium ihuae contains these coding sequences:
- a CDS encoding dipeptidase gives MIDVFDGHNDLPWHLRETRDRSVADLRSAAVSPFTTLDQLHAGGVAAQFWSVYVHSSVTGPEAVRATLEQIDLVHRMVEAYPDDLVWAPTAAAVRAARGTGRVASLLGVEGGQQIDESLDVLRMYARLGVRYMTLTWSTTHSWADSATDEARHGGLTAFGREVVWEMNRIGMIVDLSHVAPSVMHQALDITDLPVIFSHSCVHALNPHPRNIPADVLDRLPGNGGGAMVTFVPSFVTDARRRWVEDGEVGTPPAVTPADVADHCDLLREQVGIDHVGLGADLCGTDSMPTGLDDASAYPALFEELGRRGWSDAELLKLGYENVLAVLDAHDPRHAATTGDH, from the coding sequence ATGATCGACGTGTTCGACGGCCACAACGACCTGCCCTGGCATCTCCGCGAGACCCGCGATCGCTCGGTCGCGGACCTCCGCTCCGCCGCAGTGTCGCCCTTCACCACGCTCGACCAGCTCCATGCGGGCGGGGTGGCCGCCCAGTTCTGGTCCGTCTACGTCCACAGCTCGGTCACCGGACCGGAGGCCGTGCGCGCCACGCTCGAGCAGATCGACCTCGTCCACCGGATGGTCGAGGCCTACCCCGACGACCTCGTGTGGGCCCCGACCGCCGCCGCGGTGCGCGCCGCACGCGGGACGGGCCGCGTCGCCTCGCTGCTGGGCGTCGAGGGCGGACAGCAGATCGACGAGTCGCTCGACGTGCTGCGGATGTACGCCCGGCTGGGCGTGCGGTACATGACGCTCACGTGGTCGACGACCCACAGCTGGGCCGATTCCGCGACCGACGAGGCCCGCCACGGGGGGCTCACCGCATTCGGCCGGGAGGTCGTGTGGGAGATGAACCGGATCGGGATGATCGTCGACCTCTCCCACGTCGCCCCGAGCGTCATGCACCAGGCCCTCGACATCACCGACCTGCCGGTGATCTTCAGCCACTCCTGCGTGCACGCGCTCAACCCGCACCCGCGCAACATCCCCGCCGACGTGCTCGACCGGCTGCCCGGCAACGGCGGGGGGGCGATGGTGACGTTCGTCCCCTCCTTCGTCACCGACGCCCGGCGGCGCTGGGTCGAGGACGGCGAGGTCGGCACCCCGCCCGCGGTCACGCCCGCCGACGTCGCCGACCACTGCGACCTCCTGCGCGAGCAGGTCGGCATCGATCACGTGGGCCTGGGCGCGGACCTGTGCGGGACCGATTCGATGCCCACCGGGCTCGACGACGCCTCGGCCTATCCCGCGCTGTTCGAGGAGCTCGGGCGGCGCGGCTGGAGCGACGCCGAGCTCCTCAAGCTCGGGTACGAGAACGTCCTCGCCGTCCTCGACGCCCACGACCCGCGCCACGCCGCGACCACCGGCGACCACTGA